The nucleotide sequence AGTTTCTTGAAGAGTTCTTCCTGCTGGGGAAAGATCTCGTTATGGAAATGCATAAAACCATCAACGATATGTTGCAGCGCTGCATCGGCGGACTCCACCTGATGAGGGGCTGAAGCCGACGCAGCCAACGGCTGTTTATCCTTGTCACTCATGATTCATCCTCTTGGTTGGAGCGGGGAGTCTTCCCGTTCAGTTCGACACATCGCCAGCGAATAGCGGAAAACCACTCAACCAGCGACGCCGACTCGTTAGTCACTCGATGAACAAGGTATCCGCCGAAACTTAACTCAAACTGAATAAACCGCTCTATCTCGCGGGTTTCATTGATATCAAAACGCGATTATCCGCGCTGCCAAGAACACGTATTTGCGTCAGTCTACAACAATGCCAGCTGCCTGCCAGGGGGACAAAACGCCGTGCAATCCAGGTTAAAACCTTCCCGACGATTAAGCCCCAAACGTTTGATCGCCTTGGCAAAGCGTTGCGCCAGCAGATCGGCGAATGGCCCTTCACCCCGCATGCGTATACCGAAACGACTGTCATACACCTCACCACCGCGCACCTGGCGCACCAGACTCATCACATGGGCCGCGCGTTGCGGATAATGGGCCGCCAGCCATTCCTCGAACAGCGGCGCCACTTCAAGTGGCAGGCGCAACATCATGTAGGCCGCGCTCTGCGCACCAGCGGCGTGGGCCTCGGCCAGCAGGCTTTCCAACTCGCTGTCGTTGATCATCGGGATCATCGGCGAACACAGCACGCCCACCGGGATCCCCGCTTCACGCATCACCCGAATGGCCCGCAACCTGGCCTTGGGCGCTGCCGCCCGGGGTTCCAGAATGCGCTTGAGCTCATCGTCCAGGCTGGTAAGGCTGATCATCACCGCCACCAGACGCTGTCGAGCCAGTTCCGTCAGCAGATCAAGATCGCGCAGGATCAGCGAACCCTTGGTAATAATCGTCACCGGATGACGGTAGCGCAGCAGCACTTCCAGGGTTTGCCGGGTGATCGTGTGCTCCCGCTCGATGGGCTGATACGGATCCGTGTTGGCACCCAGGTTGATTGGTGCACACACATAACCCGGCTTGGACAGTTGCCGTTCCAGGACCTCAGCGGCGTTGCTCTTGGCGATCAAGCGGGTTTCGAAATCCAGGCCAGGAGACATGTCCCAATAGGCGTGGCTGGGTCTTGCGTAGCAATAAATGCAACCGTGCTCGCAGCCTCGATAGGGGTTGATGGAGCGGTCAAACGGCAGGTCGGGCGAGGTGTTGCGGGTGATGATGGTCTTCGCCATCTCAAGGCGCACTTCGGTGCTCTGGGTCGGCGGGACCTCCTGATGCCAGCCGTCGTCCTCGGCCACGCTGACAGTCGGCGCAAAGCGGTTGTGCAGGTTGGTGCCGGTGCCACGGCCGCGTGGCGCAAGAGACGAGGGCATAGGTCATAATCCGATAAACTGTATGCCCATACAGTATTCGACGAGCACGGATTTAACCAGAGCCATTCAGATGGACGGCGCGCCCTGGCCAACGTTTGCACCGTCAGCCCTTTGGGTGAGGGTGTGCAGGCGCGGCGATGATCGGCGGCGTCCCGAGAAAAGCCGTGATCGATTCAAGCAGCGGCCGCGAATCGCCCGGCCCCAGCACGGTTTCGAGTAGCTCGCGTCCTGTTGCCCCGTTAAACACACCGTCGCGCTCGAACCTTTGGAACACGGCAACGGCCAATTCCTTCGACCAGGCGTAGGCGTAGATTTTCCCCGCGTAGCCTATCGCCATATGTTCCAGGCCATTGGGCCAGCGCTCGTTGGCGAACACCGGAAGATGCCCGACTTGCGCACTGACGTCCTCGAATACCTGCTGGGCCATACGCCCATCGCCGTGGGTCCGGTGCACCTCTAGATCAAACAAGGCGTTGCGCAAGAGGGCAGCGGTTTCCCAACTGGTCTGAGTCTTGGCCAAGACCAGCAACTGATCGGCGATCTCGCCAGGCAACGCCGCCCCGGTTTGATAATGCCTGGATATACGGACCAGGCATTGCCGGGAGAAACACCACTGTTCGAACAACAACCCGGCAAACTCGGAGGTATCGCGCGAGACCTCCGAAATGCCGGAAATGTCGCGATAGGCGGCCCGGCTCAAGACATGGTGCAAACAATGACCGAATTCATGAAAGAGGATTTGCAGCTGCTGATGGTCGAGCAACACCGGGTTTGCCTGCGAGCCACGCGGCAGCCAGCCATGCAGCACGGCGATGGGCCGCTGGAGCTTGCCTTCAGCGCTGATCTGGCGGTTGCGCAGGGTGGTGGTAGAAGGCAGACCGTTGCGATTCGGATCCTCGAACGGATCAAAATAGATATAACCAATAATCTCTTGATACTCGCTGACTTCGAAAAGGCGCACATCCGCCTGCCAGGTCACCACGTCCTGACGTTCGATCAGAGTCACCCCGAACAGATCCCTCGCGATCAGCAACAGCTGTGAAAACGTCGATTCCATGGGAAACCAGACGTTTAGCGTGTGTTTCGAAATCCCCAGGGTTTGCTGGCGGAATTTCTCCGTCAGGTACTGGTAGTCCCA is from Pseudomonas mucidolens and encodes:
- a CDS encoding PA0069 family radical SAM protein, giving the protein MPSSLAPRGRGTGTNLHNRFAPTVSVAEDDGWHQEVPPTQSTEVRLEMAKTIITRNTSPDLPFDRSINPYRGCEHGCIYCYARPSHAYWDMSPGLDFETRLIAKSNAAEVLERQLSKPGYVCAPINLGANTDPYQPIEREHTITRQTLEVLLRYRHPVTIITKGSLILRDLDLLTELARQRLVAVMISLTSLDDELKRILEPRAAAPKARLRAIRVMREAGIPVGVLCSPMIPMINDSELESLLAEAHAAGAQSAAYMMLRLPLEVAPLFEEWLAAHYPQRAAHVMSLVRQVRGGEVYDSRFGIRMRGEGPFADLLAQRFAKAIKRLGLNRREGFNLDCTAFCPPGRQLALL
- a CDS encoding M3 family metallopeptidase; translated protein: MLNDTNPLLQAYDLPPFSRIRAEHFSPALDRILMESRAQVAQIIASQTPFPTWDDLVLAMDDIHTRLEVFDYLLGLLTLTRTGDAWTQASLDCRDRLHDFQRALRQNAELFQLYRRLASSDIARLFEPARKRTLEKILRDFRQSGSAHTSQADLDVVKRRIQDGERLFLEQLHRANKAWSKTIDDEALLSGLPSLFKQQMASQAREAGHAGWRLTLSFESFRIVTRYADDRFLRKEMYVAYSTRASDQGPHAGEFDNSALFQQLLDDRQQYASLLGYANFAEMAIEPEQAESAAQVLTFLRGQLERQQNALARDAEQLWEFAMRRGFCELQPWDYQYLTEKFRQQTLGISKHTLNVWFPMESTFSQLLLIARDLFGVTLIERQDVVTWQADVRLFEVSEYQEIIGYIYFDPFEDPNRNGLPSTTTLRNRQISAEGKLQRPIAVLHGWLPRGSQANPVLLDHQQLQILFHEFGHCLHHVLSRAAYRDISGISEVSRDTSEFAGLLFEQWCFSRQCLVRISRHYQTGAALPGEIADQLLVLAKTQTSWETAALLRNALFDLEVHRTHGDGRMAQQVFEDVSAQVGHLPVFANERWPNGLEHMAIGYAGKIYAYAWSKELAVAVFQRFERDGVFNGATGRELLETVLGPGDSRPLLESITAFLGTPPIIAAPAHPHPKG